A genomic segment from Acidobacteriota bacterium encodes:
- a CDS encoding branched-chain amino acid transaminase has translation MTEPIVYFRESFLPESGARIPLLTHGLQYGTGVFEGIRAYADAATGDIRLFRATDHFERMARNVRFLNITLPHAPAQLTAIAAELIRRNTLRGDVYIRPIAFKAATKIGVGLPAEDAFAMMAVPMGDYLDTQKGLHCGVSSWRRLQDNSIPCRAKICGAYVNSSLAAQEARDRGFDEAIFLNEAGRVAEGSAMNIFLVRSGGLVTPDVSQGILEGITRDTVIRLARERGVLTETRSVDRAELYVADEAFLCGTAAQIAPVTRIDGRAVGDGCTGPITAGLRELYENVVRGRSARHITWLHSIKKDAVRPVPVEIAV, from the coding sequence ATGACCGAGCCGATCGTCTACTTCCGTGAATCGTTCCTCCCCGAATCCGGGGCGAGAATCCCGCTCCTCACGCACGGCCTCCAGTACGGCACCGGCGTTTTCGAGGGGATTCGCGCCTACGCCGACGCCGCGACGGGCGACATCCGCCTCTTCCGCGCCACCGATCACTTCGAGAGGATGGCGCGCAACGTGAGGTTCCTGAACATCACTCTTCCCCACGCCCCGGCACAGCTCACCGCGATCGCGGCCGAGCTGATCCGCCGCAACACGCTCCGAGGGGACGTCTACATCCGGCCCATCGCGTTCAAGGCGGCGACGAAGATCGGCGTCGGCCTTCCGGCCGAGGACGCCTTCGCGATGATGGCCGTCCCGATGGGGGACTACCTCGACACGCAGAAGGGGCTGCACTGCGGCGTCAGCTCGTGGAGGCGCCTCCAGGACAACTCCATCCCCTGCCGGGCGAAGATCTGCGGCGCCTACGTCAACTCGTCGCTCGCGGCCCAGGAGGCGCGGGATCGCGGGTTCGACGAGGCGATCTTCCTGAACGAGGCGGGGCGCGTCGCCGAGGGGAGCGCGATGAACATCTTCCTCGTGCGCTCCGGCGGGCTTGTGACCCCGGACGTCTCGCAGGGGATCCTCGAGGGGATCACGCGCGACACGGTGATTCGCCTCGCCCGGGAAAGGGGAGTGCTCACCGAGACGCGCTCGGTCGATCGCGCCGAACTGTACGTGGCCGACGAGGCGTTCCTCTGCGGGACGGCGGCCCAGATCGCGCCGGTCACCCGCATCGACGGCCGCGCGGTGGGTGACGGGTGCACGGGCCCGATCACGGCCGGGCTTCGCGAGCTGTACGAGAACGTCGTGCGGGGGAGGTCGGCGAGGCACATCACGTGGCTGCACTCGATCAAGAAGGACGCCGTCCGGCCCGTGCCCGTCGAGATCGCCGTCTAG
- a CDS encoding type I glyceraldehyde-3-phosphate dehydrogenase: MAVRIGLMGFGRIGRNIFRILASQRDVEVAAISDVAEPQALEYLLRFDTVFGRYPGAVEAHEGRLIVDGRSIPLLAGRDPGDVRWSDHGVEVVIEATSRPRSRAEMQRHLDAGAARVILCVPMSDEPDLTVVVGVNDGDLRPSHRIVSNASCTAHCLAPVASVLHARFGIRRGFATAIHAYTNAQRLADVPAGDLRRSRAAAENIIPADTRAHELVMRLIPGLAGRLGGLAVNVPVPDGSVVDFVAQLERPADAAAVNASIREAAASSLQGVVAYETEPIVSSDVIGDPHSAIFDSLATMALGGDLVKVLAWFDNGWGYASRVVDLVKKLAALGAAEPAR, translated from the coding sequence ATGGCGGTCCGGATCGGGTTGATGGGGTTCGGAAGGATCGGCCGCAACATCTTCCGGATCCTCGCGAGCCAGCGGGATGTCGAGGTCGCGGCGATCAGCGACGTGGCCGAGCCGCAGGCGCTCGAGTACCTGCTCAGGTTCGATACCGTCTTCGGGCGCTATCCCGGCGCCGTCGAGGCGCACGAAGGCCGCCTGATCGTCGACGGCCGATCCATCCCGCTCCTCGCCGGGCGGGACCCCGGCGACGTGCGCTGGTCGGATCACGGGGTCGAGGTCGTCATCGAGGCGACCTCCCGCCCGCGCTCGAGGGCGGAGATGCAGCGCCATCTCGACGCCGGCGCGGCGCGCGTCATCCTCTGCGTGCCCATGAGCGACGAGCCCGATCTCACCGTCGTCGTGGGCGTCAACGACGGCGATCTGAGACCCTCTCATCGCATCGTCTCGAACGCGTCGTGCACCGCGCATTGTCTGGCCCCCGTGGCCTCGGTTCTCCACGCGAGGTTCGGGATCCGGAGGGGCTTCGCCACCGCCATCCACGCCTACACGAACGCCCAGCGGCTGGCGGACGTCCCGGCCGGCGACCTGAGGCGCTCGCGCGCCGCCGCCGAGAACATCATCCCCGCCGACACCCGGGCCCACGAGCTCGTCATGAGGCTGATCCCTGGTCTCGCGGGGAGGCTCGGCGGCCTCGCCGTGAACGTCCCGGTCCCCGACGGCAGCGTCGTGGACTTCGTCGCGCAGCTCGAGAGGCCGGCCGACGCCGCCGCCGTGAACGCCTCGATCCGTGAGGCGGCCGCGTCGTCGCTCCAGGGGGTGGTCGCGTACGAGACGGAGCCGATCGTCAGCAGCGACGTGATCGGCGACCCGCACTCGGCGATCTTCGATTCGCTGGCGACCATGGCCCTCGGCGGAGACCTCGTGAAGGTGCTCGCGTGGTTCGACAACGGGTGGGGGTACGCGAGCCGCGTGGTCGATCTCGTGAAGAAGCTGGCCGCCCTCGGCGCCGCGGAGCCGGCGCGATGA
- a CDS encoding PAS domain S-box protein, with the protein MAATSIRRMVATLAVVMVCIFALWELAEWSGLKPGNPEDLVVFYILRGASTAVIMSFLTAWLLIRYRSGYEEQLRLQSEESRRVRVFFENIVRDAGEGILCLDNDDRICSWNRSAEEIYGYGPEEIIGRNVTCLIPKDLIESGEPGRIRELVRSHGFVRNLETRRVRKDGAIISVRITRSVFRDEAGAIIGSSAMISDVSAEKELESRLIQTEKLAAIGETAATIAHEVRNALAGISGTVAVLKGSPLWGELPEGVGAEVDLQVSRIAHIVDDLLAYARPGRLLPQPADLHAILDRAVAALASSPDAKGKKVQRAFAPGESAVEADPTRLEQAFQNVIINAYQSMPPGGTLRIVTRRAGPSLEIGFSDDGPGMPADLRDRAFEPFFTTKARGTGLGLPIVRSIIEAHHGTVQLTSAPGIGTTVTLTLPVPETARGKEMASCKPMATAG; encoded by the coding sequence ATGGCGGCGACGAGCATCCGGAGGATGGTGGCGACCCTGGCGGTCGTCATGGTCTGCATCTTCGCGCTCTGGGAGCTCGCCGAGTGGTCCGGCCTGAAGCCCGGGAATCCGGAGGACCTCGTCGTCTTCTACATCCTCCGCGGCGCGTCCACCGCGGTGATCATGTCGTTCCTCACCGCATGGCTTCTGATCCGCTACCGCAGCGGCTACGAGGAGCAGCTCAGGCTCCAGTCCGAGGAGTCGCGCCGCGTGCGGGTCTTCTTCGAGAACATCGTGAGGGACGCGGGCGAAGGGATCCTCTGCCTCGACAACGACGACCGGATCTGCTCGTGGAACCGGTCCGCCGAGGAGATCTACGGCTACGGCCCCGAGGAGATCATCGGGCGCAACGTCACGTGCCTCATTCCGAAGGATCTCATCGAGTCCGGCGAGCCCGGGCGGATCCGGGAGCTGGTGCGGAGCCACGGATTCGTTCGGAACCTCGAGACGCGCCGCGTCCGGAAGGACGGCGCCATCATCAGCGTCCGGATCACGCGCTCCGTGTTCCGCGACGAGGCCGGGGCCATCATCGGCTCGTCCGCGATGATCAGCGACGTCTCCGCCGAGAAGGAGCTGGAATCGCGCCTCATCCAGACCGAGAAGCTCGCGGCGATAGGCGAGACGGCGGCGACGATCGCCCACGAGGTCCGGAATGCCCTCGCCGGGATCTCGGGGACCGTCGCCGTGCTGAAGGGAAGCCCTCTGTGGGGCGAGCTGCCCGAGGGCGTGGGCGCCGAGGTCGATCTCCAGGTCTCGCGCATCGCGCACATCGTCGATGACCTCCTCGCGTACGCGAGGCCGGGGCGGCTCCTTCCCCAGCCCGCCGACCTCCACGCGATCCTGGATCGGGCGGTCGCGGCCCTCGCCTCGAGCCCCGACGCGAAGGGGAAGAAGGTCCAGCGTGCGTTCGCTCCCGGAGAATCCGCCGTGGAGGCAGATCCCACGCGGCTCGAGCAGGCCTTCCAGAACGTCATCATCAACGCCTACCAGTCGATGCCGCCGGGCGGGACGCTGCGGATCGTCACGCGGCGCGCCGGCCCGAGCCTCGAGATCGGCTTCTCGGACGACGGGCCGGGGATGCCCGCCGATCTCCGCGACCGGGCGTTCGAGCCATTCTTCACGACGAAGGCGCGCGGAACCGGGCTCGGGCTCCCCATCGTGCGCAGCATCATCGAAGCCCACCACGGAACCGTTCAACTCACCAGCGCTCCGGGTATCGGCACCACCGTCACGCTCACGCTCCCGGTTCCGGAGACAGCCCGCGGGAAGGAGATGGCGTCATGCAAGCCCATGGCAACGGCCGGCTGA
- a CDS encoding sigma-54-dependent Fis family transcriptional regulator — MANETILIVEDEKLVRWSLKERLKKDQYDVFEAENGAGGIEILGRETIDLIVLDYRLPDMTGLDVLRKTVAAHPEIPVILMTAYSSVDTAVEAIKLGAYDYINKPFNHDEMVVTVARALESSRLRREVRHLRSEQERRYGLTNIVGKSRAIIEVLELIEKIAKSQATTVLIQGESGTGKDLVAKAIHYASDRAGQPFMNITCSALPETLLESELMGHERGSFTDARFQKKGLFELADGGTLFLDEIGDMGVLLQAKLLRFLQEKTFKRVGGVKDITVKLRIIAATNRDLEEAVRNRSFREDLYYRLKVIPITLPPLRDRKEDIPALVRHFIDGFNQEFKKTTKGVNEEALQCLMGHTWPGNVRELKNVIERAMILENKAELSLGDLPKEIREPAAGADLAAGDGFSLPESGYSLERMEGEMVKQALEKTRGNQTHAARLLSISRDALRYKMKKFGYL, encoded by the coding sequence ATGGCGAACGAGACGATCCTCATCGTTGAAGACGAGAAGCTGGTCCGCTGGTCGCTCAAGGAGCGGCTCAAGAAGGACCAGTACGACGTGTTCGAGGCCGAGAACGGCGCCGGCGGCATCGAAATCCTCGGCCGCGAGACGATCGACCTGATCGTCCTCGACTACCGCCTCCCCGACATGACGGGGCTCGACGTGCTCCGGAAGACCGTGGCCGCGCACCCGGAGATCCCCGTCATCCTCATGACGGCGTACAGCAGCGTCGACACCGCCGTCGAGGCGATCAAGCTCGGCGCGTACGACTACATCAACAAGCCGTTCAACCACGACGAGATGGTCGTGACCGTCGCGCGCGCGCTCGAGTCGAGCCGCCTCCGCCGCGAGGTGCGGCACCTGCGCTCGGAGCAGGAGCGGCGGTACGGCCTCACCAACATCGTCGGCAAGAGCCGCGCGATCATCGAGGTGCTGGAGCTCATCGAGAAGATCGCGAAGAGCCAGGCGACCACCGTCCTCATCCAGGGCGAATCCGGGACCGGCAAGGACCTGGTGGCCAAGGCGATTCACTACGCCTCGGATCGCGCCGGGCAGCCCTTCATGAACATCACCTGCTCCGCGCTCCCCGAGACGCTCCTCGAGAGCGAGCTGATGGGGCACGAACGGGGCTCCTTCACCGACGCCCGCTTCCAGAAGAAGGGGCTCTTCGAGCTCGCCGACGGCGGCACCCTCTTCCTCGACGAGATCGGCGACATGGGGGTGCTCCTCCAGGCCAAGCTCCTGCGCTTCCTGCAGGAGAAGACGTTCAAGCGCGTCGGCGGCGTGAAGGACATCACGGTGAAGCTCCGCATCATCGCGGCGACGAATCGCGATCTCGAGGAAGCTGTGAGGAACCGCAGCTTCCGCGAGGATCTCTACTACCGCCTCAAGGTCATTCCCATCACGCTTCCCCCGCTCCGCGATCGCAAGGAGGACATCCCGGCCCTCGTGAGGCACTTCATCGACGGCTTCAACCAGGAGTTCAAGAAGACCACGAAGGGGGTCAACGAGGAGGCGCTGCAGTGCCTGATGGGGCACACGTGGCCCGGCAACGTGAGGGAGCTCAAGAACGTCATCGAGCGCGCGATGATCCTCGAGAACAAGGCCGAGCTGTCGCTGGGCGACCTGCCCAAGGAGATCCGCGAGCCCGCGGCGGGAGCCGACCTCGCGGCGGGCGACGGCTTCAGCCTCCCCGAGTCGGGCTACTCGCTCGAGCGGATGGAGGGGGAGATGGTCAAGCAGGCCCTCGAGAAGACGCGCGGGAACCAGACGCACGCCGCGAGGCTCCTGAGCATCTCGCGCGATGCGCTTCGCTACAAGATGAAGAAATTCGGGTATCTCTGA
- a CDS encoding cytochrome b N-terminal domain-containing protein has protein sequence MSTSPRPDAARGPDAARGGIGRWLEERLGWSGLWELARHKTVPVHRHSLWYYLGGMTLFFFLVQIGTGILLMLYYRPSAEEAYESVQFLMTRVPFGWLVRSIHSWSANLMVGAAAVHLLSVFFLKAYRRPRELTWISGALVFFLAMGFGFSGYLLPWNTLAYFATKVGTDIAGTIPVAGGFLLRFLRGGDRVTGGTLSRFYGWHVAILPAITASLVGLHLALVQKHGMSVPPDAEDRPSGRTMPFVPNFLLRDLFGWTLALAALAALAAYAPWELGVKADPFAPAPADIRPEWYFLFMFETLKLVPGGAIGGIEYEAIAILAFSLGGAVLLAVPFLDRQPGRSRTSRAFSMMGWVALAYVIGMTAKGYHSIWPVVVPLAGLALVRAIGARSGAAVLLAATLLLAAGGPAVAAPKADRPPAPGTTGEAAAARVQPPADSCVTCHAALGEIDERLSKPVKGFELDVHAANGLGCASCHGGDAAPDKAEDSDAAMDPKKGYVGKPARAKIAEFCGRCHADAAFMKTYSPAARVDQVAEYRSSVHGKKNAAGDTKVATCIDCHGVHGILPVASPKSPVYATNVPSTCGKCHGDPAIIAAYGLKGNPPEEWRTSVHAEALLVKGDLSAPACNDCHGNHGAVPPGVKSLAFVCGQCHGREAMLFRASFKRPLFDKMGKGECTVCHGNHAIVHPRDTLIGTGEGTVCSKCHKPGDVCDQQSVRMRRALNDYAGSIADAHEVLGRAERAGMEVSDALFTLKKEGVSGLVETRALVHSFDPDRLVNRAAEGTKTVLEAKGAGVAALEELERRRRGLAISLVFVALLLCGLFLKIRQIEQGG, from the coding sequence ATGTCTACGTCTCCAAGGCCTGACGCGGCGCGCGGGCCGGACGCGGCGCGCGGCGGCATCGGCCGCTGGCTCGAGGAGCGGCTCGGCTGGAGCGGCCTCTGGGAGCTTGCCCGCCACAAGACCGTCCCCGTCCACCGGCACAGTCTCTGGTACTACCTCGGCGGGATGACGCTCTTCTTCTTCCTCGTGCAGATCGGGACCGGGATCCTCCTGATGCTCTACTACCGGCCCAGCGCCGAGGAGGCGTACGAGTCGGTGCAATTCTTAATGACGCGCGTCCCCTTCGGATGGCTCGTCCGCTCCATCCACTCGTGGAGCGCCAACCTCATGGTCGGGGCCGCGGCGGTGCACCTCCTTTCCGTCTTCTTCCTGAAGGCGTACCGCAGGCCCCGCGAGCTGACGTGGATCAGCGGAGCGCTGGTCTTCTTCCTCGCGATGGGGTTCGGATTCTCCGGATACCTCCTGCCGTGGAACACGCTCGCCTACTTCGCCACGAAGGTCGGGACGGACATCGCGGGGACGATCCCGGTGGCCGGGGGATTCCTCCTCCGCTTCCTGCGCGGAGGCGATCGCGTGACCGGCGGCACTCTCTCGAGATTCTACGGCTGGCACGTCGCGATCCTCCCGGCCATCACCGCCTCCCTCGTCGGGCTCCATCTCGCGCTCGTGCAGAAGCACGGGATGAGCGTTCCCCCGGACGCCGAGGACCGGCCGAGCGGGCGCACGATGCCCTTCGTGCCGAACTTCCTCCTGCGGGATCTCTTCGGGTGGACGCTTGCGCTCGCGGCGCTCGCGGCCCTCGCCGCGTACGCGCCGTGGGAGCTCGGCGTGAAGGCCGATCCGTTCGCGCCGGCGCCCGCGGACATTCGCCCCGAGTGGTACTTCCTCTTCATGTTCGAGACGCTGAAGCTCGTGCCGGGAGGAGCCATCGGCGGCATCGAGTACGAGGCGATCGCGATCCTCGCGTTCAGCCTGGGGGGCGCCGTCCTGCTGGCGGTCCCGTTCCTCGATCGCCAGCCGGGGCGGAGCCGGACGAGCCGGGCCTTCTCCATGATGGGATGGGTGGCGCTCGCGTACGTGATCGGGATGACCGCGAAGGGTTACCACTCGATCTGGCCCGTCGTCGTCCCGCTCGCCGGACTCGCCCTCGTCCGCGCGATCGGCGCGCGCTCGGGAGCGGCGGTCCTGCTCGCGGCGACGCTGCTCCTGGCGGCGGGCGGCCCGGCCGTCGCCGCCCCGAAGGCGGACCGGCCGCCGGCGCCCGGCACGACCGGCGAGGCGGCGGCCGCGCGAGTCCAGCCGCCGGCGGATTCATGCGTGACGTGCCACGCGGCGCTCGGGGAGATCGACGAGCGTCTTTCGAAGCCCGTGAAGGGGTTCGAGCTGGACGTGCACGCCGCGAACGGGCTCGGGTGCGCGTCGTGTCACGGCGGGGATGCGGCTCCGGACAAGGCGGAGGATTCCGACGCCGCGATGGATCCGAAGAAAGGGTACGTTGGAAAACCCGCCCGCGCGAAGATCGCGGAGTTCTGCGGGCGCTGCCACGCAGACGCCGCCTTCATGAAGACGTACAGCCCCGCGGCCCGCGTGGATCAGGTGGCCGAGTACCGCTCGAGCGTCCACGGGAAGAAGAACGCGGCGGGCGACACGAAGGTCGCGACGTGCATCGACTGCCACGGCGTCCACGGCATCCTGCCCGTGGCGAGCCCGAAGTCGCCGGTCTACGCGACGAACGTCCCCTCGACATGCGGGAAGTGCCACGGAGATCCGGCGATCATCGCGGCGTACGGGCTCAAGGGGAATCCTCCGGAGGAGTGGCGGACGAGCGTCCACGCGGAGGCGCTGCTGGTGAAGGGGGATCTCTCCGCCCCGGCCTGCAACGATTGCCACGGCAATCACGGCGCCGTCCCCCCCGGGGTGAAATCACTCGCCTTCGTGTGCGGCCAGTGCCACGGGCGCGAGGCGATGCTCTTCCGCGCGTCGTTCAAGAGGCCCCTCTTCGACAAGATGGGGAAGGGGGAGTGCACCGTCTGCCACGGCAATCACGCCATCGTCCACCCGCGCGACACGCTCATCGGGACCGGGGAGGGGACGGTCTGCTCGAAGTGCCACAAGCCGGGCGACGTCTGCGATCAGCAGAGCGTGAGGATGCGCCGGGCGCTGAACGACTACGCCGGGTCCATCGCCGACGCGCACGAGGTCCTCGGCAGGGCGGAGCGGGCCGGAATGGAGGTCAGCGATGCGCTCTTCACGCTCAAGAAGGAGGGGGTGAGCGGTCTGGTCGAGACGCGGGCCCTGGTTCACTCCTTCGATCCGGATCGCCTCGTCAACCGGGCGGCCGAGGGGACGAAGACCGTGCTCGAGGCGAAGGGAGCCGGCGTCGCGGCGCTGGAGGAGCTCGAGAGACGGCGGCGGGGGCTCGCGATCAGCCTCGTCTTCGTGGCCCTGCTGCTCTGCGGGCTCTTCCTGAAGATTCGGCAGATCGAGCAGGGAGGCTGA
- a CDS encoding response regulator — protein sequence MATRDRVLVVDDEPSLRRLYRVELEQAGFEVSVAASAEEALVQVQGERPAVVVMDIRMPGMDGLELMSRILALEPGTHVVLNSAYGSYRDLFSSWAADAYVIKSSDVLPLVREVERLARPARRRGAA from the coding sequence ATGGCGACTCGCGATCGCGTTCTCGTCGTGGACGACGAGCCGTCCCTGAGGCGGCTGTACCGCGTGGAGCTCGAGCAGGCCGGGTTCGAGGTCAGCGTCGCGGCCAGCGCCGAGGAGGCGCTCGTGCAGGTCCAGGGCGAAAGGCCGGCCGTGGTCGTGATGGACATCCGCATGCCGGGAATGGACGGGCTGGAGCTGATGTCCCGAATCCTCGCCCTCGAGCCGGGGACGCACGTCGTCCTCAACTCGGCGTACGGATCCTACCGGGATCTCTTCTCGTCGTGGGCGGCGGACGCGTACGTCATCAAGTCTTCGGACGTGCTTCCGCTCGTGAGGGAGGTCGAGCGCCTCGCGCGCCCCGCCAGGCGGCGCGGCGCCGCCTGA
- the gap gene encoding type I glyceraldehyde-3-phosphate dehydrogenase — protein sequence MTPRIAVNGFGRIGRSVLRILSGRGSAEVVAINDISSPEQLAYLLKYDTVMGTFDRDVESREGSLVVGGRAIRLLSEKDPGRLPWKEMEIDVVVEATGRFRKRAEIARHLEAGARKVILTVPAKDAIDATVVIGVNDASLSPSHRIVSNASCTTNCLAPVAKVLDETFGIERGMMTTIHAYTNDQRLADVPHKDLRRSRAAAENVIPTTTGAAQAVGQVLPQLAGRLDGMAVRVPVPDGSLVDFVAILKSPATRDAINEAMRRAAAGPLSGILEYSAAPLVSSDVIGNPHSSIFDSLCTQVIDRHAAKVVSWYDNEWGYSSRVADLIDRIARN from the coding sequence ATGACCCCGCGGATCGCCGTCAACGGGTTCGGCCGCATCGGGCGCAGCGTGCTCCGGATCCTCTCGGGGCGGGGGAGCGCGGAGGTCGTCGCCATCAACGACATCTCGAGTCCCGAACAGCTCGCTTATCTCCTCAAGTACGACACGGTGATGGGGACGTTCGATCGCGACGTCGAGTCGCGGGAGGGGAGCCTCGTCGTCGGCGGCCGCGCGATCCGGCTCCTGTCGGAGAAGGATCCCGGACGCCTCCCCTGGAAGGAGATGGAGATCGACGTCGTCGTCGAGGCGACGGGGCGCTTCCGGAAGCGCGCCGAGATCGCGCGCCATCTCGAGGCGGGCGCCCGGAAGGTGATCCTGACCGTTCCGGCGAAGGACGCGATCGACGCGACCGTCGTCATCGGCGTGAACGATGCGTCGCTGTCGCCGTCGCACCGGATCGTCTCCAATGCGTCCTGCACCACGAACTGCCTCGCCCCGGTGGCGAAGGTGCTCGACGAGACGTTCGGCATCGAGCGCGGCATGATGACGACGATCCACGCGTACACCAACGACCAGCGCCTCGCGGACGTCCCGCACAAGGATCTCCGGCGCTCGAGGGCCGCGGCGGAGAACGTCATCCCGACGACGACCGGCGCCGCCCAGGCCGTGGGGCAGGTCCTCCCGCAGCTCGCCGGCCGGCTCGACGGCATGGCGGTGCGGGTCCCCGTCCCCGACGGCTCGCTCGTCGACTTCGTCGCCATCCTGAAATCGCCCGCGACGCGCGACGCGATCAACGAGGCGATGCGCCGGGCGGCCGCGGGCCCGCTCTCGGGGATTCTCGAGTACAGCGCGGCGCCCCTGGTGTCGAGCGACGTCATCGGCAACCCGCACTCGAGCATCTTCGATTCGCTCTGCACGCAGGTCATCGATCGTCACGCCGCCAAGGTGGTCTCGTGGTACGACAACGAGTGGGGGTACTCGTCCCGGGTCGCCGATCTGATCGATCGCATCGCCCGGAACTGA
- a CDS encoding cytochrome b/b6 domain-containing protein yields MSEPRAVLRMPLSQRIQHAVLIATFTVLVVTGLPMMMNPGPWLKSVLAAGDVFRWRGIVHRVAGVSLMGLCGFHLLYVLLSARGNRDFKALLPGTKDLQDAASTLSWQLHIPGRLRASRRGRRLLGRFRIGLPRSHPKYGRYTFIEKFEYLAVVWGSLLMAVTGLMLWFEEATMALFPRYVFDFVRVVHSYEAILAFLAIIIWHMYQVHLRPGAFPMNRTWIDGRISLDEMKHEHPLEYEATMAAVGSGLEPAAPRPAPDAAGRVAAPRT; encoded by the coding sequence GTGAGCGAGCCACGCGCCGTCCTGAGGATGCCTCTCTCCCAGCGAATCCAGCACGCCGTGCTCATCGCGACCTTCACGGTGCTGGTCGTGACCGGTCTCCCGATGATGATGAACCCCGGCCCGTGGCTGAAGAGCGTCCTCGCCGCGGGCGACGTCTTCCGGTGGAGGGGGATCGTCCACCGCGTCGCCGGCGTCTCTCTGATGGGGCTGTGCGGGTTCCATCTCCTCTACGTCCTCCTCTCCGCGAGGGGAAACCGGGACTTCAAGGCGCTGCTTCCCGGCACGAAGGATCTGCAGGACGCCGCCTCGACGCTGAGCTGGCAGCTCCACATTCCGGGGCGGCTCCGCGCGTCGCGCAGGGGGCGCCGGCTTCTCGGCCGGTTCCGGATCGGACTCCCGCGGTCGCATCCGAAGTACGGCCGGTACACCTTCATCGAGAAGTTCGAGTACCTCGCGGTGGTCTGGGGAAGCCTCCTCATGGCCGTCACCGGCCTCATGCTCTGGTTCGAGGAGGCGACCATGGCGCTCTTCCCGCGCTACGTCTTCGACTTCGTGCGCGTGGTCCACTCGTACGAGGCGATCCTGGCGTTCCTCGCCATCATCATCTGGCACATGTACCAGGTTCACCTGCGGCCGGGGGCGTTCCCCATGAACCGCACGTGGATCGACGGGCGCATCTCTCTCGACGAGATGAAGCACGAGCACCCGCTCGAGTACGAGGCCACGATGGCCGCGGTGGGCTCCGGGCTCGAACCGGCGGCGCCTCGGCCCGCACCCGACGCGGCCGGGAGGGTCGCCGCACCGCGGACGTGA